A single genomic interval of Chloroflexota bacterium harbors:
- a CDS encoding MFS transporter, translating into MTGQRGNFASVLRHRHFRNLWLGQVIAHIGNYFYFLALLISVNQLTGSTLAMSVMTISFSLPQLLFGMVAGVYVDRWDRRWVMLLSDLTRGGLVLLCLLVRGPEQVWIYYLVGFLHGTMGSFFNPARDATIPNLVSPGELLAANALAQTAQTAAMLLGPAAAGFLIEYHGVDIAFIINALTFAVSALAIATIPSQRAPRPEKAQPSKGWAAVWEEMREGLWVSIHNRTVLGLMAMLTVLMLGLGAVNVLWVPYMDRYFGIGPKGLGIIDSIQGVGMLIGSLAVGNLAGRLRKGRMMAGSIAAIGIGILAVGLAPSFTLILIAMFAVGFFIPPAQAAGTTLIQMSVSNARLGRVNAALGTTVTVANLLSMGAAGVAGDVIGIRSVFLFCGIVAMLAALTGLFLIEEPRGHPDGEPETPTIVESPLPTGRATDMGPSPHREDGSQAILWPHPVTRAQQTTDD; encoded by the coding sequence ATGACCGGCCAGCGAGGGAACTTCGCCTCCGTTCTCCGCCACCGCCACTTCCGCAACCTATGGCTGGGCCAGGTCATCGCCCACATCGGCAACTATTTCTACTTCCTGGCCCTGCTCATCAGCGTCAACCAGCTCACCGGCTCCACGCTGGCCATGAGCGTGATGACGATCTCCTTCTCCCTGCCCCAGCTCCTCTTCGGCATGGTGGCCGGGGTCTACGTGGATCGATGGGATCGCCGCTGGGTCATGCTGCTCAGCGACCTGACGCGCGGCGGGCTGGTCCTATTGTGCCTGCTGGTGCGCGGGCCCGAGCAGGTGTGGATCTACTACCTGGTGGGCTTCCTGCACGGCACCATGGGCAGCTTCTTCAACCCGGCCCGGGACGCCACCATCCCCAACCTGGTCTCCCCGGGCGAGCTGCTGGCCGCGAACGCCCTGGCCCAGACGGCCCAGACCGCCGCCATGCTGCTGGGGCCGGCCGCGGCGGGGTTCCTGATCGAATACCACGGCGTGGACATCGCCTTCATCATCAACGCCCTCACTTTCGCCGTGTCGGCGCTGGCCATCGCCACCATCCCCAGCCAGCGAGCCCCTCGGCCGGAGAAGGCGCAGCCGTCCAAAGGCTGGGCGGCCGTGTGGGAGGAGATGCGGGAGGGCCTGTGGGTCAGCATCCACAACCGCACCGTGCTGGGGCTGATGGCCATGCTCACCGTGCTGATGCTGGGCCTGGGCGCCGTGAACGTGCTGTGGGTGCCCTATATGGACCGCTACTTCGGGATCGGGCCCAAGGGGCTGGGCATCATCGACTCGATCCAGGGGGTGGGGATGCTGATCGGCAGCCTGGCCGTGGGCAACCTGGCCGGCCGGCTCCGCAAGGGCCGGATGATGGCGGGCAGCATCGCCGCGATCGGGATCGGGATCCTGGCCGTGGGGCTGGCCCCCTCCTTCACGCTTATCCTGATCGCCATGTTCGCGGTGGGGTTCTTCATCCCGCCCGCGCAGGCGGCAGGCACGACCCTGATCCAGATGAGCGTCTCCAATGCGCGCCTGGGCCGTGTGAACGCGGCCCTCGGGACCACCGTCACCGTGGCCAACCTGCTCTCCATGGGGGCCGCGGGGGTGGCCGGCGACGTCATCGGCATCCGGAGCGTCTTCCTCTTCTGCGGGATCGTGGCGATGCTGGCAGCGCTGACGGGGCTGTTCTTGATCGAGGAGCCTCGGGGTCATCCTGACGGGGAGCCCGAGACACCCACAATCGTCGAATCCCCCCTGCCGACGGGACGAGCAACCGACATGGGGCCGTCTCCCCATCGTGAGGACGGCTCCCAGGCCATCCTCTGGCCGCACCCCGTCACGAGAGCACAACAAACGACGGACGACTAG